One segment of Candidatus Nitrospira nitrificans DNA contains the following:
- a CDS encoding lipopolysaccharide assembly protein LapA domain-containing protein — protein sequence MTRLILVGTLLLLSLAFILQNQEQEVTLRYFFGLLEASTPIYKPIMAGCLVGLLVSAILLFPPWIRGRIDLRRKTKALQEAEANLERLRQSLEKLSGRSQTPATTESSRDLADE from the coding sequence ATGACTCGACTGATTTTAGTCGGTACTCTTTTGCTCCTTTCGTTGGCCTTCATTCTTCAAAACCAGGAACAGGAAGTCACCCTCCGCTATTTCTTTGGATTGCTCGAAGCCTCAACTCCCATTTACAAACCTATCATGGCCGGATGTCTTGTCGGCCTTTTGGTCTCGGCCATCTTGTTGTTCCCTCCCTGGATACGCGGGCGCATCGATCTTCGACGAAAGACGAAGGCCCTCCAGGAAGCCGAAGCGAATTTAGAGCGGCTTCGGCAATCCCTCGAGAAACTTTCCGGACGCAGCCAGACTCCCGCCACGACGGAGTCTTCGAGAGACCTTGCCGATGAGTGA
- the thrC gene encoding threonine synthase has product MNPWRGVIEEYRKFLPVTEKTPVVSLGEGNTPLIRATRLAQAIAPGVELYLKFEGANPTGSFKDRGMTLAISKAVENGARAVMCASTGNTSASAAAYGARAGLSVFVLIPAGKIAMGKLSQAMMHQATVIQIEGNFDQALALVKEFSATLAIELVNSVNPFRIDGQKTAAFEVCDQLGGAPALHVLPVGNAGNITAYWKGYQEYRAANQIAKVPRMMGFQAAGAAPIVLGRVVDQPQTIATAIRIGNPASWSSAVKAVEESAGAIDLVTDEEILQAYTMVAATEGVFCEPASAASVAGVAKLHRARVLQEGETVVCTLTGHGLKDADTAIGVSKQPQTVKATREDVARLLKV; this is encoded by the coding sequence ATGAATCCTTGGCGCGGAGTGATCGAGGAGTACCGTAAATTCCTTCCCGTGACGGAAAAGACACCAGTGGTCAGCCTGGGAGAGGGCAATACCCCTCTGATTCGGGCCACGAGATTGGCTCAAGCCATCGCCCCAGGAGTTGAGCTCTATCTGAAGTTCGAGGGGGCCAATCCGACCGGTTCCTTCAAGGACCGCGGCATGACATTAGCCATCTCGAAGGCGGTGGAAAACGGCGCGCGGGCCGTGATGTGCGCGTCGACCGGCAACACCTCCGCCTCGGCCGCCGCTTACGGCGCGCGCGCGGGGTTATCCGTTTTCGTGTTGATACCAGCCGGCAAGATCGCGATGGGGAAGCTGTCCCAGGCGATGATGCATCAGGCCACGGTGATCCAGATTGAAGGCAACTTTGATCAGGCCCTCGCGCTCGTCAAGGAGTTTTCGGCGACACTGGCCATTGAATTGGTGAACTCGGTGAATCCCTTCCGGATCGACGGGCAGAAGACGGCGGCCTTTGAGGTGTGCGATCAACTTGGCGGGGCCCCGGCGCTTCATGTGTTGCCGGTCGGGAACGCGGGAAATATCACAGCGTATTGGAAAGGGTACCAAGAATATCGTGCGGCCAATCAGATTGCGAAGGTGCCCCGCATGATGGGATTCCAAGCCGCCGGCGCGGCTCCGATCGTGTTGGGCCGGGTCGTCGATCAACCACAGACCATCGCCACGGCCATTCGAATCGGCAATCCCGCCAGCTGGTCTTCGGCAGTCAAGGCGGTTGAGGAATCGGCGGGCGCGATCGATCTGGTGACCGATGAGGAAATTCTCCAGGCCTATACCATGGTGGCGGCAACCGAAGGGGTTTTTTGTGAGCCGGCTTCCGCCGCGTCTGTCGCCGGCGTCGCCAAATTGCATCGAGCCAGGGTTCTACAAGAAGGAGAGACGGTCGTATGTACGTTGACGGGGCATGGTTTGAAAGACGCCGATACGGCAATCGGTGTGTCCAAACAACCGCAGACGGTCAAGGCGACGCGCGAGGACGTGGCCCGGCTGTTGAAAGTCTGA
- a CDS encoding NAD(P)H-hydrate dehydratase → MTKIITAAQMQALDLRTISEAHIPATTLMERAGTGVVSCLEQRWGPMRGKTITVVCGKGNNGGDGFVAARLLRRRHANVRVLTVMPTSELSRDAATMYKQFVRAAGRSSVYLYGSKTQARALLQDSDILVDALLGTGLSATVTGRYAEAIDSINETGRPVVAVDLPSGLHADTGTVLGRGIHASLTVTFGLPKLGLYQNDGIDLAGEVALVDIGIPPAYVDAVQSRTSLMTPHMVRAYLPKRRASSHKGTFGHAGIIAGSVGKTGAAAMAAQAALRAGAGLVTVAIPTSVNDVLEAKLLEAMTVPMPETKARTLSRTALDRLVAFMEARTAIAIGPGLSTHPETVELVRALTKQLDRPAVLDADALNALTGRTALLATCKTPPIITPHPGEMARLEADATPQIVNRDRIGTATRFAVQRGLFVVLKGARTVIARPDGVVAICPTGNPGMATAGTGDVLTGMIVGLLAQGVPSWEAACAATYLHGVAGDLAATGKGQPGLISRDVLEMIPHAFKLMSQDPSSTSKQNIGNDLV, encoded by the coding sequence ATGACCAAGATCATCACCGCTGCACAGATGCAGGCACTCGACCTCCGAACGATCTCAGAGGCCCATATCCCGGCGACCACGTTGATGGAACGCGCCGGGACCGGTGTCGTCTCCTGCCTTGAGCAGCGGTGGGGACCCATGAGGGGCAAAACAATCACCGTGGTTTGCGGCAAGGGCAACAACGGCGGGGATGGATTCGTCGCCGCTCGACTCCTCCGTCGGCGCCATGCAAACGTGCGCGTCCTCACCGTGATGCCCACGTCAGAACTGAGCCGTGATGCCGCCACCATGTATAAGCAATTCGTTCGCGCCGCAGGGAGGTCCTCCGTCTACCTCTATGGGTCCAAGACTCAGGCGCGGGCACTTCTACAAGACAGTGACATCCTCGTCGATGCCCTCCTCGGAACAGGACTGTCCGCCACTGTAACCGGCCGCTACGCGGAGGCCATCGACAGCATCAATGAAACCGGTCGCCCCGTGGTGGCTGTTGATCTTCCGTCTGGCCTCCATGCCGATACAGGAACGGTCCTAGGCCGAGGCATTCATGCCTCCCTTACCGTGACCTTTGGTCTACCGAAGTTAGGCCTCTATCAAAATGATGGGATCGATCTGGCCGGAGAGGTGGCGCTCGTCGACATTGGAATTCCGCCGGCCTACGTCGACGCGGTCCAGAGCCGAACGAGCTTGATGACACCGCACATGGTGCGCGCATACCTGCCGAAACGACGGGCATCGAGTCACAAAGGCACGTTCGGCCATGCCGGTATCATAGCGGGATCCGTAGGCAAAACCGGCGCGGCCGCCATGGCCGCTCAAGCGGCCCTGCGTGCGGGCGCGGGCCTCGTGACGGTTGCAATCCCTACAAGTGTGAATGACGTCTTGGAAGCAAAGCTATTGGAAGCGATGACGGTTCCCATGCCTGAAACCAAAGCACGCACCTTGTCGCGAACCGCATTGGATCGACTCGTCGCTTTCATGGAAGCGAGAACGGCCATCGCCATCGGTCCAGGTCTATCAACTCATCCCGAAACCGTTGAACTGGTCCGGGCCTTAACGAAACAGCTGGACCGCCCGGCTGTTTTGGATGCGGACGCCTTGAATGCGTTGACCGGGCGCACTGCCCTTTTGGCGACTTGCAAAACACCGCCGATCATCACGCCCCACCCCGGAGAAATGGCACGACTGGAGGCCGACGCAACGCCTCAGATCGTCAACCGCGATCGGATCGGCACCGCCACCCGCTTCGCGGTGCAACGGGGACTGTTCGTCGTTCTGAAAGGGGCTCGAACCGTCATCGCCAGACCGGATGGAGTCGTCGCGATTTGCCCCACGGGTAATCCTGGCATGGCGACGGCCGGAACGGGCGATGTATTGACCGGCATGATAGTAGGACTCTTGGCCCAAGGCGTTCCTTCCTGGGAAGCCGCCTGTGCCGCCACCTACCTGCATGGCGTCGCCGGGGATTTGGCTGCGACCGGAAAGGGGCAACCCGGATTGATCTCGCGCGATGTGCTTGAGATGATTCCCCATGCCTTCAAACTCATGAGTCAGGATCCCTCAAGCACCTCCAAGCAAAACATCGGGAACGATCTCGTGTAA
- a CDS encoding homoserine dehydrogenase, whose product MRSRIGIGIVGFGTVGTGVAKILLDNAALITRRVGVPVELVRVADLDVVRERGVALAAGVLTTDSRDVLTAPDIDIVVELIGGYDAAKRVILDAIAAGKHVVTANKALLALHGEEIFDAAVRNGVDVGFEASVGGGIPVIRALTEGLAGNTIESIYGIINGTSNYILSRMTREGHSFEEVLTDAQRAGYAEADPTFDVAGIDSAHKLAILVNLAYGTPVNFKDIYTEGITNVTPIDIAYAKQFGFTIKLLGIAKLVDGEIEARVHPTMLPSTSPIAQVEDVYNAIQLVGDAVGDVVLYGRGAGSMPTGSAVVSDLIAIGRNLLKGSAGRVPVASFQPDQRRPLRLRSMEEISSLYYLRFTVVDRPGVLAQIAGELGRCGISISSMVQQGRREGQTVPIVIKTHVAKERDVQTALREINRKAFVSEPTTLIRVEGKDE is encoded by the coding sequence ATGAGATCGCGCATCGGAATCGGGATCGTAGGGTTCGGGACGGTCGGCACCGGAGTCGCCAAAATCCTTCTCGATAATGCCGCCCTCATTACGCGGCGCGTCGGCGTCCCGGTCGAACTTGTTCGCGTGGCGGATCTGGATGTCGTCAGGGAGCGTGGCGTCGCCTTGGCCGCCGGGGTGTTGACGACCGACAGCAGGGACGTTCTGACTGCGCCGGACATCGATATCGTCGTTGAGCTCATCGGCGGATACGATGCGGCCAAACGCGTCATCCTGGATGCGATCGCGGCCGGGAAGCATGTGGTGACGGCAAATAAAGCGCTCCTGGCGCTTCACGGAGAGGAAATCTTTGACGCCGCCGTGCGTAACGGAGTGGATGTAGGATTTGAAGCCAGCGTCGGCGGCGGCATTCCCGTTATTCGTGCGTTGACGGAAGGTTTAGCCGGAAATACGATCGAATCCATCTATGGCATTATCAACGGGACGTCCAACTATATTTTGTCGAGAATGACCCGTGAGGGGCATAGTTTCGAGGAAGTGCTCACCGACGCGCAACGAGCCGGGTACGCCGAAGCCGATCCGACCTTTGACGTGGCCGGGATCGATTCGGCCCACAAGCTGGCCATCCTCGTCAACCTTGCCTATGGAACCCCGGTCAACTTCAAGGACATCTATACTGAAGGGATTACCAACGTCACGCCGATCGATATCGCGTACGCGAAGCAGTTTGGGTTCACGATCAAGCTGCTCGGCATCGCAAAACTGGTGGACGGAGAGATTGAGGCGCGGGTTCATCCTACGATGCTCCCCTCGACGTCTCCGATTGCCCAAGTTGAGGATGTGTACAATGCCATCCAGCTCGTCGGTGATGCGGTCGGTGACGTCGTTCTCTATGGTCGGGGGGCCGGATCCATGCCGACCGGAAGCGCCGTGGTCAGCGACCTCATTGCAATCGGACGGAATCTTTTAAAAGGCAGCGCCGGTCGCGTGCCGGTGGCGTCGTTCCAGCCGGATCAGCGACGGCCGCTCCGGCTGCGGTCGATGGAAGAGATCAGCTCGCTCTATTATCTCCGGTTTACCGTCGTCGACCGACCCGGCGTGTTGGCGCAGATCGCCGGCGAGTTGGGTCGGTGCGGGATCAGCATCTCGTCGATGGTGCAGCAGGGGCGCCGTGAAGGACAGACCGTGCCGATCGTCATCAAGACACATGTGGCGAAGGAGCGGGATGTCCAAACCGCGTTGCGGGAAATCAATCGAAAGGCGTTCGTCTCCGAGCCGACGACGCTGATTCGTGTCGAAGGCAAGGATGAGTGA
- the mutS gene encoding DNA mismatch repair protein MutS, protein MSDAALSPLMRQYRDMKQGYPEAILFFRVGDFYEMFYEDAREASRLLSIALTSRDKNSAHPVPLCGVPFHAATGYIAKLLKAGRIVALCEQVEDPKAAKGLVRREVVRLYTPGTLVETEFLAPGELNYLAAFAVRSDKIRGRSIGLSVLEVSTGEFWGMEFYGPHAATQLLNELARLDPREVLFPANLVPECSAWIKELVGTRLCERPPTSFSQQSATHALTEHFHVQDVDALGCAACPAASSAAGAVLSYLRETQPTVPLDHIRRFTLRRNDEYMHLDGTTIRNLEILKPLLANEHVSSPKPTTLLSVLDRTATAMGSRLLRQWLVRPLLHDDQIRQRLDAVEELKDHMQVRTAIRTALREVQDIARLGSRIVLGLAGPRELLALKQSLSALPEIGVQLTPLRSPLLCQVRTSWDSGQDLYDVIERAIRPDAPPFIRDGNIFTDGYDPVVDELRKTSKEGKTWIAAIERQERDRTGIESLKVRYNQVFGYYIEITKANLARVPADYIRKQTLVNAERFMTAELQQLEERVTGAEANLLAREQEVFLQLRSRLAQEAHRLDAMATALALLDVVAGLAEVAALYRYTKPTVTDGGAIIIKEGRHPVVERLCTDSVFVPNDTLLDLELNRLLIITGPNMAGKSTYLRQVALIMLMAQIGSFVPAAEATIGLTDRIFTRVGASDNLAGGQSTFMVEMVETANILQNATPRSLILLDEIGRGTSTYDGLSIAWAIAEYIHDCARLGARTLFATHYHEMTQLEPQRIGIKNYRVAVQECDGDVVFLRKIVAGKADRSYGIHVAKLAGLPADIISRAQTVLSQLEQPEPAGSVLNQEEGTRTAELLPHPHPIIEEVKQIDLFSMTPLDALNRLAELQRMARSKSSDPSDR, encoded by the coding sequence ATGAGTGACGCAGCTCTGAGCCCGCTCATGCGGCAGTATCGGGACATGAAACAGGGATACCCTGAAGCCATACTGTTTTTTCGGGTGGGAGATTTTTATGAGATGTTCTACGAGGACGCCCGGGAAGCCTCGCGACTCTTATCGATCGCGCTCACGTCTCGCGACAAGAACAGCGCCCATCCTGTTCCACTGTGCGGCGTCCCCTTTCATGCCGCAACCGGCTATATCGCAAAGTTATTGAAAGCCGGCCGTATTGTCGCGTTGTGCGAGCAAGTTGAGGATCCCAAGGCCGCCAAAGGTCTGGTGCGCCGTGAAGTCGTCAGGCTCTATACGCCGGGCACGCTTGTCGAGACAGAATTTCTCGCCCCGGGCGAACTCAATTATCTCGCCGCCTTCGCGGTTCGATCAGACAAGATTCGCGGCAGGTCGATCGGCTTGTCCGTCCTTGAGGTTTCAACGGGTGAATTTTGGGGGATGGAGTTTTATGGTCCCCACGCGGCCACGCAACTATTGAACGAACTCGCTCGACTGGATCCTCGAGAAGTGCTTTTTCCGGCAAACCTCGTCCCCGAATGTTCCGCCTGGATCAAGGAACTCGTCGGAACACGCCTGTGTGAACGACCGCCGACATCGTTCAGCCAACAATCGGCTACTCATGCCTTAACGGAGCATTTCCACGTACAGGACGTTGACGCCTTAGGCTGTGCCGCCTGCCCCGCTGCCAGTAGCGCGGCAGGCGCCGTTTTATCGTACTTGCGTGAAACTCAACCGACGGTTCCTCTCGATCATATTCGCCGATTCACGCTCAGACGCAATGACGAGTACATGCATTTGGACGGCACCACCATCCGTAACCTGGAGATTCTCAAGCCATTGCTGGCGAACGAGCACGTATCAAGCCCGAAACCTACCACGCTCCTGAGCGTGTTGGATCGGACCGCCACGGCCATGGGAAGCCGACTCCTTCGCCAGTGGCTGGTACGGCCGTTACTCCACGACGACCAGATACGTCAGCGGCTCGATGCGGTTGAAGAACTGAAGGACCATATGCAGGTCAGAACTGCAATACGGACCGCCTTGCGAGAGGTCCAGGATATCGCGCGACTCGGCAGTCGCATCGTACTCGGCTTGGCCGGCCCACGAGAACTTCTGGCCCTCAAACAATCGCTCTCGGCTTTACCAGAAATTGGTGTCCAGCTGACACCGCTGCGGAGTCCGCTGCTCTGTCAGGTACGAACCTCATGGGATAGCGGCCAGGATCTCTACGACGTGATTGAGCGCGCCATCCGACCTGATGCTCCGCCTTTCATTCGGGACGGGAACATCTTCACCGATGGCTATGACCCCGTCGTGGACGAGTTGCGCAAAACCAGCAAGGAGGGGAAAACTTGGATCGCGGCGATCGAAAGACAGGAACGCGACCGGACAGGCATTGAATCGTTGAAGGTCCGTTACAATCAAGTGTTTGGCTATTACATCGAGATCACTAAAGCCAATCTTGCCCGTGTGCCCGCTGACTACATCCGCAAGCAAACGCTCGTGAATGCCGAACGATTTATGACGGCCGAGCTACAGCAATTGGAAGAACGTGTGACCGGAGCCGAGGCCAATCTCCTGGCTCGCGAGCAGGAGGTTTTTCTCCAGCTTCGGTCACGATTGGCTCAAGAGGCCCATCGATTGGACGCCATGGCGACTGCCCTTGCGCTCCTGGATGTCGTGGCCGGATTGGCCGAGGTGGCCGCCCTGTACCGCTATACCAAGCCGACGGTGACTGACGGGGGCGCCATCATCATCAAGGAAGGTCGTCACCCGGTAGTCGAGCGACTCTGTACCGATTCGGTATTTGTCCCGAATGACACACTGTTGGATCTCGAACTGAACCGGCTCCTGATCATTACTGGGCCAAACATGGCCGGAAAGAGCACCTATCTCCGTCAAGTCGCGCTGATTATGTTGATGGCTCAGATCGGCAGCTTCGTACCCGCCGCAGAAGCCACGATCGGATTAACCGATCGCATCTTCACCAGAGTGGGAGCCTCGGATAATCTGGCCGGGGGCCAGAGCACCTTTATGGTCGAAATGGTGGAGACAGCGAACATTCTCCAAAATGCGACTCCCCGCAGTCTGATTCTGTTGGATGAAATCGGCCGCGGCACAAGTACCTATGACGGCCTGAGCATCGCCTGGGCAATTGCGGAATACATTCACGACTGCGCCAGGCTTGGTGCGCGCACATTGTTCGCAACTCACTATCATGAGATGACGCAACTGGAGCCACAACGGATCGGAATCAAGAACTATCGCGTGGCCGTTCAGGAATGCGATGGCGATGTGGTGTTTCTCAGGAAAATCGTGGCGGGCAAAGCTGATCGAAGTTACGGCATTCACGTCGCCAAACTGGCGGGCCTTCCTGCCGACATCATCAGCCGTGCGCAAACGGTGTTGTCACAGCTGGAACAACCTGAGCCTGCCGGTTCGGTGTTGAATCAGGAAGAAGGTACGAGGACAGCGGAACTCCTTCCGCATCCGCATCCGATCATAGAAGAAGTCAAGCAGATCGACCTGTTCTCGATGACCCCGCTCGATGCGCTGAATCGTCTTGCCGAGTTGCAGCGTATGGCGAGGTCAAAGAGCAGCGATCCATCCGATCGATAA
- the alaC gene encoding alanine transaminase: MGLGEGFYRIKRLPPYVFAQVQSLKLEARQRGEDIIDFGMGNPDQPTPPHIVEKMIEAARKAKNHRYSASRGITKLRHGICGWYKRNYGVELDPETEAIVTIGSKEGLAHLALAMIGPGDVVLTPTPTYPIHMYSFIIAGGEVRGIELRQDSDFFEDLTRVYRQTFPRPKILVINFPHNPTTAVVDLEFFKKIVAFAKEHNVIVIHDLAYADLVFDGYKAPSFLQVPGAKDCGVEFYTLSKAYNMPGWRVGFCVGNREVVGALAKIKSYLDYGIFQPIQIASVIALNGPQDCVKETVLRYQKRRDALVGGLNRIGWQVAKPLATMFVWARIPLPYRHMGSLEFSKLLLKEAKVAVSPGIGFGEGGDDYVRFGLVENEHRTRQAVRGIRKALKLDGDEE, translated from the coding sequence ATGGGGTTGGGCGAAGGTTTTTATCGAATCAAGCGACTCCCGCCGTACGTGTTTGCGCAGGTTCAATCGCTCAAGCTTGAGGCTCGCCAGCGTGGGGAAGACATCATTGATTTCGGGATGGGAAATCCCGATCAACCGACCCCGCCTCATATCGTCGAGAAAATGATCGAGGCCGCCCGCAAGGCAAAGAATCATCGGTACTCGGCTTCGCGCGGCATCACGAAACTGCGGCATGGGATTTGTGGGTGGTACAAACGCAACTACGGTGTTGAACTGGATCCGGAGACTGAAGCGATCGTCACCATCGGATCCAAAGAAGGTCTCGCTCACTTGGCCTTGGCCATGATCGGTCCAGGCGATGTGGTTCTGACCCCGACGCCGACCTATCCCATCCACATGTACAGCTTCATCATTGCGGGCGGTGAGGTTCGCGGCATCGAACTCCGTCAGGATAGCGATTTTTTCGAAGATCTGACGCGCGTCTATCGGCAGACGTTTCCGAGACCGAAGATTCTCGTGATCAACTTTCCCCACAATCCCACGACGGCCGTCGTGGATTTGGAGTTCTTCAAGAAGATCGTGGCGTTTGCCAAGGAGCACAACGTCATCGTCATCCATGACCTCGCCTATGCCGACCTGGTGTTCGACGGATACAAGGCGCCGAGCTTTCTTCAGGTCCCGGGCGCCAAAGACTGCGGGGTAGAATTCTATACCCTGTCCAAGGCCTACAACATGCCGGGTTGGCGCGTGGGTTTTTGCGTGGGCAATCGAGAGGTCGTCGGTGCGTTGGCAAAGATTAAAAGCTATCTGGACTATGGTATTTTCCAACCCATTCAGATCGCCAGTGTGATTGCCTTGAATGGCCCTCAGGACTGTGTCAAGGAGACGGTGTTGCGGTACCAGAAACGCAGGGATGCGCTTGTGGGCGGGCTGAATCGGATCGGCTGGCAAGTCGCAAAGCCCCTGGCCACGATGTTTGTATGGGCGCGCATCCCCTTGCCCTATCGCCACATGGGATCCTTGGAGTTTTCAAAGCTCTTGCTCAAAGAGGCAAAAGTGGCCGTTTCTCCGGGAATCGGATTCGGGGAAGGCGGTGATGACTACGTGCGGTTTGGGCTGGTAGAAAACGAACATCGCACCAGGCAGGCCGTCAGAGGAATCCGGAAAGCCCTCAAGCTCGATGGGGATGAGGAATGA
- a CDS encoding pyridoxine 5'-phosphate synthase yields the protein MARLGVNIDHVATLRQARGGTDPDPLAAAVLVELAGADGLVVHLREDRRHIQDRDLQLLREITRTKLDLEMAADEEIAKIALTIKPDLVTLVPEKRQELTTEGGLDIAGHRERIQNIVTLLHNGGIPVSVFVEPDLNQIRAAHKVAADFVELHTGRYANATRSKEADAEFEAITHAARLAYKLGIGVNAGHGLNYRNIKRLTHIPEIVEYNIGHSIVARAVLVGLVQAVKEMKALLV from the coding sequence ATGGCCCGGCTTGGTGTGAATATCGACCATGTGGCGACGTTGCGGCAGGCCCGCGGAGGAACCGATCCAGATCCTTTGGCGGCTGCGGTGCTTGTCGAGCTGGCGGGAGCAGACGGCCTGGTCGTTCACCTACGGGAAGACCGGCGCCATATCCAAGATCGAGATCTTCAACTCCTTCGCGAAATAACCCGAACAAAGCTCGACCTCGAAATGGCGGCCGACGAAGAAATCGCGAAGATCGCCCTGACCATCAAGCCCGACCTTGTCACCTTGGTACCGGAAAAGCGACAGGAACTCACCACTGAAGGGGGCCTGGATATCGCCGGGCATCGCGAGCGAATTCAGAACATCGTGACGTTGTTACATAACGGAGGGATTCCCGTCAGCGTCTTTGTTGAACCCGATCTGAATCAGATCAGGGCTGCGCACAAGGTTGCCGCTGATTTCGTGGAGTTGCATACCGGTCGCTACGCGAATGCCACCCGCTCCAAAGAAGCCGATGCGGAATTCGAGGCCATTACCCACGCCGCCAGGCTGGCGTACAAACTTGGGATCGGCGTCAATGCCGGGCATGGACTGAATTACCGCAACATCAAACGCCTGACGCATATTCCCGAAATTGTCGAATACAACATCGGGCATAGTATCGTTGCCCGGGCGGTTCTCGTCGGTCTCGTCCAAGCCGTGAAAGAAATGAAAGCCTTGCTCGTTTGA
- the apgM gene encoding 2,3-bisphosphoglycerate-independent phosphoglycerate mutase, with translation MKYVIVHAGGMADHPQEELGGRTPLQAAATPHLDRLAQSGELGQLLIPADGMRHGGGLIGTAILGYDPKKFYPGPGPLEAASLGVSGTEQDVVYRCTMVTVAPESGKGGEIKKLGPHVIMDDGTAGLIETEEARELIEAINEQLGSETIQFYPGAGHRHLMVWVKGKPRAICTDPQTILGQSIADALPKGDGADILRKLMDAAYFILRDHPLNEERIAAGKKPANCIWLWGEGRAVMWPSLVEKYEVTGAVVATNDVHRGVGICAGLDAVDPERLEGGDLHTKATVALAEFAKRDFVYVHAKLADEVIHGTDIKAKVQGIEEFDRHLVGPLFEGLSKQGPYRFLVICDHTAGIEGPAFYAFGEGGGKGSEAVGRRFTEADAFAANMPARDATKFVIKFFSKS, from the coding sequence ATGAAATATGTGATTGTGCATGCCGGTGGAATGGCTGATCACCCGCAAGAGGAACTGGGCGGTAGGACGCCGCTCCAAGCGGCTGCGACTCCCCATCTCGATCGTCTGGCGCAGAGCGGAGAGCTGGGTCAGCTGCTGATTCCAGCCGACGGGATGCGCCATGGCGGTGGATTGATCGGAACGGCGATTCTGGGATATGACCCTAAAAAGTTTTATCCAGGCCCTGGACCGCTTGAGGCCGCGAGTTTGGGCGTGTCCGGGACGGAGCAGGACGTCGTGTACCGATGCACGATGGTCACCGTGGCGCCGGAGAGCGGGAAGGGCGGTGAGATCAAAAAATTAGGTCCACACGTCATCATGGATGATGGGACGGCCGGGCTGATCGAAACCGAAGAAGCCCGTGAATTGATCGAGGCGATCAATGAGCAGCTCGGTTCGGAGACCATCCAATTCTATCCCGGGGCGGGTCATCGCCATCTGATGGTATGGGTGAAGGGGAAGCCGCGAGCGATCTGCACCGATCCGCAGACGATACTTGGTCAATCCATCGCGGATGCCTTACCGAAAGGCGATGGAGCCGATATTCTGCGCAAGTTGATGGATGCGGCCTATTTCATCTTGCGCGATCATCCTCTCAACGAGGAACGGATAGCCGCGGGGAAGAAACCGGCCAATTGCATCTGGCTCTGGGGCGAGGGGCGAGCGGTCATGTGGCCGAGTTTGGTTGAGAAATACGAGGTCACGGGGGCGGTCGTGGCCACCAACGACGTCCATCGCGGGGTCGGGATCTGCGCAGGTCTGGATGCTGTGGATCCTGAGCGGCTAGAAGGTGGTGATCTCCATACCAAGGCGACCGTGGCGTTGGCGGAATTTGCCAAGAGAGATTTTGTGTATGTGCATGCCAAATTGGCCGATGAGGTGATACACGGCACTGACATCAAAGCCAAAGTTCAGGGGATCGAAGAGTTCGATCGTCATCTCGTCGGCCCGTTATTCGAAGGCTTGTCTAAACAAGGCCCCTATCGTTTTCTGGTGATCTGCGATCATACCGCAGGAATCGAAGGCCCGGCGTTCTACGCGTTTGGTGAAGGAGGCGGAAAGGGATCAGAGGCCGTCGGCCGCCGATTCACCGAGGCGGATGCTTTCGCAGCAAACATGCCTGCCCGCGACGCCACCAAGTTTGTCATCAAGTTTTTCTCTAAAAGCTGA
- the tsaE gene encoding tRNA (adenosine(37)-N6)-threonylcarbamoyltransferase complex ATPase subunit type 1 TsaE: MVTSVGSLDLHLSSPRETESFGNAIGRLLRGGEVLALIGELGAGKTALVRGIVAGLGAPAASVTSPTFLLIHEYQGRLPIIHVDLYRLQRPEETESIGLSDCLMRDDAAVAIEWADRFPHLLPGDRLEVTLIHRTRTTRRALVEARGSRSRSLLALLKKAWPRPSRSFKLRLQRGRKTSPR, encoded by the coding sequence ATGGTGACATCCGTCGGTTCTCTGGACCTTCACCTCTCATCTCCGCGCGAGACAGAGTCGTTCGGAAACGCCATCGGCCGGTTGCTTCGAGGAGGCGAGGTGCTCGCTTTGATCGGCGAATTGGGAGCGGGTAAGACAGCACTGGTCAGGGGCATCGTGGCCGGGCTCGGAGCGCCGGCCGCTTCCGTCACGAGCCCGACGTTCCTGCTTATCCATGAATACCAGGGACGACTTCCGATCATTCACGTCGACCTGTATCGATTGCAGAGGCCTGAGGAAACCGAATCGATCGGACTATCGGATTGCTTGATGAGGGATGACGCGGCCGTCGCCATTGAGTGGGCCGACCGATTTCCCCACCTGCTTCCGGGAGATCGACTTGAAGTCACGCTTATCCATCGAACCAGGACGACCAGACGCGCTCTGGTTGAGGCGCGAGGCTCACGCTCTCGCTCATTGCTCGCGCTCCTCAAGAAGGCCTGGCCTCGCCCCTCGCGATCATTCAAGCTACGCCTCCAACGAGGCAGAAAGACTTCCCCACGATGA